The following proteins are encoded in a genomic region of Sesamum indicum cultivar Zhongzhi No. 13 linkage group LG8, S_indicum_v1.0, whole genome shotgun sequence:
- the LOC105167729 gene encoding condensin complex subunit 3 translates to MQMANEESEEQRKLSLKIARLFDEVWTSQAAHVRKLKELVSLRSSSPPSEFCEAFCRALKPLFNFQRRTASAERIIKFAAVFACSRGGKGDSGDKFLENFLMFLLVGAAAANKTVRFRACQIVSEIIMRLPDDAEVSNELWDEVIECMRLRVADKVPAVRTFAVRALARFANDSENGDILELFLEKLPMEQNGDVRKIIVLSLPPSSATLPMIFDCTLDVSESVRKAAYSVLACKVPLQSLSIKHRTNILQRGLTDRSTAVAKECVKLLKDEWLEKCCNGDPVELLKFLDVETYESVGELVMTTLLKAGLVKMQNGQTIRKFLISNGDSAEGGHSNHSIELMDPEVALFWRMVCKHLHMEANTKGSDAAMTMGTESAVYAAEASDHNDLLDSILPASVSEYVELVNAHIAAGPNYRFVSRQLLLLGAMLDFSDASKRKVASEFVQNLLHMAIDHELDDNGNEVFIGDGLNLGGERDWAAAVAELAKKVHAATGEFEEVVLAVVEELARPCRERTADCKQWLHCLAVIALLLENTTSFRHMQGRAIDPAEILHSILLPGAKHASLDVQRASIRCLGLFGLLERKPSENTVKQLRFSFVNGPPSITIMASKALLDLGIWHGPDEMDKAMKSNLSSQLREHKMSPTPVEFGNGSEDLDIELLDLLYAGLEHDWGDIVEVEEKHSIHDILGEGLAKILLLSNKFPGSHASTHDLLLAKLISLYFNSESEELQRLKQCLSVFFEHYPSLSSNHKKCLSKAFMRVMRSLWPGINGNVAGSTLMVSNMRKRAVQASRFMLQMMQVPLFTKETAKPDDNQSENHDIGTDPSPEFESGEEGLAIRIAVEVASFHAKKTAAEKAYLAALCRILVLLQFRVSEQGAIKLMRRILNRVIASVATEKELTKELWRMAERLQAIDRHPGEKLSTEQTDLILGKLELAIKLDDGDCMEVPPTPAPQSTRQSRARRRAKDEESSSDDELSPTSVVPSNPPVSRSQRASKTAALSRMTAKASIRIEEEDDEDEDDEDEAGSEVTSDDSD, encoded by the exons ATGCAGATGGCGAACGAAGAATCGGAGGAGCAGCGGAAGTTGTCGCTCAAAATCGCTAGGCTGTTTGACGAGGTTTGGACCTCGCAAGCTGCGCACGTCCGGAAGCTCAAGGAACTCGTCTCTCTCCGCTCCTCGTCGCCGCCGAGTGAATTCTGCGAGGCGTTTTGCAGAGCCCTAAAGcctctttttaatttccaGCGTCGCACCGCCTCTGCTGAGCGGATTATCAAGTTCGCTGCCGTCTTTGCTTGCTCGCGCGGTGGGAAAGGTGATTCAGGTGATAAATTTCTGGAGAATTTCCTGATGTTTCTGCTTGTGGGTGCTGCCGCGGCTAACAAGACTGTTAGGTTTAGGGCTTGCCAGATCGTTTCTGAG ATCATTATGCGGTTGCCGGACGATGCAGAAGTAAGCAATGAACTTTGGGATGAGGTGATAGAATGCATGAGGCTACGTGTGGCCGATAAGGTCCCTGCAGTTCGAACATTTGCAGTCAGGGCTCTTGCACGCTTTGCAAATGATTCAGAGAATGGCGACATTCTTGAATTGTTCCTTGAGAAGTTGCCAATGGAGCAGAATGGG GATGTTCGTAAGATAATTGTGTTGTCTTTGCCTCCTTCAAGTGCAACTTTACCAATGATATTTGATTGCACTCTGGATGTTAGTGAGTCAGTACGAAAGGCAGCATACTCTGTCCTAGCCTGTAAAGTACCACTACAGAGTCTcag CATCAAGCACAGAACAAATATTCTTCAGAGGGGGCTCACTGATCGCTCCACAGCTGTCGCGAAGGAGTGCGTGAAGTTGTTGAAAGATGAGTGGCTTGAGAAATGTTGCAATGGAGACCCTGTCGAACTGCTTAAGTTTCTTGATGTTGAAACATATGAATCAGTTGGGGAGTTAGTAATGACCACACTACTGAAAGCAGGATTGGTAAAAATGCAAAATGGTCAAACTATCCGGAAATTCCTTATATCTAATGGTGACTCAGCTGAAG GAGGACACAGCAATCATTCTATTGAGCTGATGGACCCAGAAGTTGCTCTTTTTTGGCGAATGGTCTGTAAGCATCTCCACATGGAAGCAAAT ACAAAGGGCTCTGATGCTGCTATGACCATGGGCACGGAATCAGCTGTATATGCCGCAGAAGCTTCAGATCACAATGATCTTCTTGATAGTATACTTCCTGCGTCCGTGTCTGAATATGTGGAATTGGTTAATGCTCACATTGCTGCTG GGCCAAATTACCGATTTGTATCACGGCAACTGCTACTTTTGGGTGCTATGCTTGATTTCTCTGATGCTTCAAAAAGAAAGGTCGCAAGTGAATTTGTTCAGAATTTGTTACATATGGCTATTGATCATGAATTGGATGATAATGGAAATGAAGTTTTCATTGGAGATGGTCTCAATTTAGGAGGGGAGAGAGATTGGGCTGCTGCTGTAGCAGAATTGGCAAAGAAAGTCCATGCAGCCACTGGGGAGTTTGAAGAGGTTGTTCTTGCCGTGGTGGAAGAGCTTGCTCGGCCTTGCAGGGAGAGAACAGCAGACTGTAAGCAGTGGCTGCACTGTCTTGCTGTGATTGCTCTGCTTTTGGAGAACACAACTTCTTTTCGTCATATGCAGGGAAGGGCCATAGACCCTGCTGAAATTCTTCACTCTATATTGCTTCCGGGG GCAAAGCATGCTAGCTTGGATGTCCAGAGGGCTTCCATTAGGTGCCTTGGTCTTTTCGGATTGTTAGAGAGAAAACCTAGCGAGAATACAGTTAAGCAGttaagattttcttttgtgaATGGCCCTCCTAGTATTACCATAATGGCTTCCAAGGCATTACTTGATCTTGGAATATGGCACGGTCCAGATGAAATGGACAAAGCCATGAAGTCTAATCTCTCATCACAACTCCGTGAGCATAAAATGTCCCCAACCCCTGTTGAATTTGGCAATGGAAGTGAGGATTTGGATATTGAACTGCTTGATCTGTTATATGCGGGACTTGAACATGATTGGGGTGATATTGTGGAGGTTGAAGAGAAACACTCAATTCATGACATTTTAGGTGAAGGTTTGGCGAAAATTCTTCTGTTGAGCAATAAGTTTCCAGGATCACATGCTTCAACACATGACTTGCTGTTAGCTAAGCTCATCAGCCTGTACTTCAATAGTGAGAGTGAGGAGCTTCAAAG GTTGAAACAGTGTCTATCAGTTTTCTTTGAGCACTATCCATCCCTTTCTTCAAATCACAAG AAATGTCTATCCAAAGCTTTTATGCGAGTTATGCGCTCCTTGTGGCCTGGAATCAATGGCAATGTTGCCGGATCTACTCTGATGGTGTCTAACATGCGTAAACGTGCTGTGCAAGCATCACGCTTTATGCTGCAAATGATGCAAGTTCCTTTATTCACAAAGGAAACTGCAAAGCcagatgataatcaaagtGAGAATCATGATATTGGGACAGACCCTTCACCTGAGTTTGAGAGTGGAGAGGAAGGGCTTGCAATACGCATTGCAGTAGAG GTGGCAAGCTTCCATGCCAAGAAGACGGCCGCGGAAAAAGCATACCTGGCTGCACTTTGTAGAATACTTGTCTTACTTCAATTTCGGGTGTCGGAACAAGGGGCCATAAAGCTCATGCGGAGGATTTTAAATCGTGTGATAGCTTCTGTGGCAACTGAGAAAGAACTTACGAAGGAATTGTGGCGGATGGCTGAACGCCTACAGGCCATAGATAGGCATCCCGGTGAGAAGTTGTCGACCGAGCAGACTGATCTGATATTAG GAAAGTTAGAATTAGCTATCAAGCTCGATGATGGTGACTGCATGGAAGTGCCCCCAACTCCAGCACCGCAATCAACCAGACAAAGTCGTGCCAGAAGACGAGCAAAGGATGAAGAATCTTCCTCTGATGATGAACTCTCTCCAACTTCGGTGGTTCCATCTAATCCTCCTGTGAGCCGTTCACAGAGGGCAAGCAAGACGGCAGCATTGTCCAGAATGACGGCCAAGGCGTCAATTAGGATAGAAGAGGAGGATGATGAGGACGAAGACGACGAAGATGAGGCTGGGTCGGAAGTGACATCTGATGATTCTGATTAA